The DNA window ACAGAGCATTCGGTATTACCTATTTTAGAGAGATATTCGGGTAAAAAAGCCGGAAAAGACTTCGGCGTTGCAATGAACCCCGAATTTTTAAGAGAAGGTAAAGCCATTGAAGATTTTATGAACCCGGACAGGATTGTTATTGGCGGAATCGATGAGAAATCAACAGATATTTTGCTGGAACTCTATAAAGATTTTAAGTGTCAGATTATGAAAACCAATCCTAAAACTGCTGAAATGATAAAATATGCAACCAATTCCTTTCTGGCAACTAAAATCAGCTTTATCAATGATATTGGTAATATCTGCAAGCAGCTGGATATTGATGCCTATGAAGTAGCAAAGGGAATGGGAATGGATTCGAGGATTTCACCAAAATTTTTAAATCCAGGCATAGGTTTCGGCGGGAGCTGCTTCCCGAAAGATGTCAAGGCTATTGTGGGCAAGGCTAAAGAGGTATATTATAAGCCTACTATTCTGAATGCTGCCCTTGAACTCAACGAGCTCCAGCCATTAAAACTGATTGAGCTACTCGAGAAAAATATTGGTTCTCTTAAAGGGGTTGATATAACCATTCTCGGCCTGGCCTTCAAGCCCGGTACCGACGATATGAGAGAAGCTCCATCCATAAAAATTATAACCAGCCTTCTTATGAAAGGTGCAAGAGTTCATGCAACAGACCCAGAGGCACTGAATGAAACCAGAAAGATTTTTGGAGAACATGAGAGGTTAAAACTATATGAGGACCCCATGGAGGCTGTTAAAAAAAGCAAATATATTATGATTGTTACTGAGTGGGACGAATTCAAAAGGGAAGAACTCTATAAGGGAAAAGTTGTTATAGACGGCCGCCGGGTGGATGAAGCCAGAGGGGCTGAATACTATGAAGGTGTGTGCTGGTGAAAATGTTAGAAGAAGATCTGAGAGTCATTGAAAAAGAACTTAAGAGAGACGATATAACCTTTGAGGGTAAAAATATTCTTATCACAGGTGGTGCAGGTTTTCTCGGCTCCTGGATATGTGATTATCTAATTAGAGATGGAGCAAAGGTCACCTGCCTGGATAACTTTGCAAGTGGTGTTCCCGGCAACATCGAACATCTAAAAGAAAATAAAAATTTCAACTTTGTAAAGCATGATATTTCAAAACCGATTTATTTTAATGAAAAATATGACCGGATAATACATATGGCAAGCCGTGCCTCCCCATTTGAATTTAAAAAATATCCTATACAGATTTTGAAGTCCAACACCCTCGGGATATGGGTCTCTCTCGGGATTGCAAAGGAACATCAGGCAAGGCTTCTCTATACCTCCACCAGCGAAGTTTATG is part of the archaeon BMS3Bbin15 genome and encodes:
- the tuaD gene encoding UDP-glucose 6-dehydrogenase TuaD, giving the protein MLKKYMTRETLKATTDLREAVEKTDLSFISVGTPSGLMDYIDLKYVEKVARDIGKILKDKEGYHLVIVKSTVVPGTTEHSVLPILERYSGKKAGKDFGVAMNPEFLREGKAIEDFMNPDRIVIGGIDEKSTDILLELYKDFKCQIMKTNPKTAEMIKYATNSFLATKISFINDIGNICKQLDIDAYEVAKGMGMDSRISPKFLNPGIGFGGSCFPKDVKAIVGKAKEVYYKPTILNAALELNELQPLKLIELLEKNIGSLKGVDITILGLAFKPGTDDMREAPSIKIITSLLMKGARVHATDPEALNETRKIFGEHERLKLYEDPMEAVKKSKYIMIVTEWDEFKREELYKGKVVIDGRRVDEARGAEYYEGVCW